In one Acipenser ruthenus chromosome 10, fAciRut3.2 maternal haplotype, whole genome shotgun sequence genomic region, the following are encoded:
- the LOC117401001 gene encoding mitochondrial adenyl nucleotide antiporter SLC25A24-B-like isoform X1 — translation MTQHPDKGMDKFFKLFQKLDSNNDGYIRVEELHSEMKKIGVVSADDKARGILGVYDTNADGRLDYDEFLSYMMDTEKKWKINFQLIDKNKSGFVDQNEITELFEELGVEITKRHAEKLIQMFLDRKTKTCIVFKRMDKDGSMTVDWDEFLRHIILNPVDNIEELVSSWKRSMVFDVGESLTMPMQFTEEEIHSGAWKKMIFAGGVADSVSRTITAPIDRLKIQLQVDSSNGILHGLKQIRPDGLKSLWQGNTVSILKGSPQSAFQYLIYNQIKLFGHVTEDNLNIHQRFGLGCVSGAAAHAVFYPLEILKVRLNLQAASVYTGIIGCAKSMYQKESIHAFYRGFKPSIICMIPYAGTECAVFETMMNWADTDPTHTSITKLFACSSVAFACGHVASYPLATIRTKQQALALQNTVNTSSVIEMFQNIYMKSGVRGLYSGMGASFVRAFPCVYLNYLITSKLEFYFSLNT, via the exons ATGACTCAGCATCCTGACAAAGG TATGGATAAATTCTTCAAACTGTTCCAGAAGTTAGACAGCAACAATGATGGTTATATCAGAGTAGAAGAGTTGCACAGTGAAATGAAGAAAATTGGAGTTGTGTCTGCTGATGACAAGGCTCGG GGCATCTTAGGCGTTTATGACACGAATGCCGATGGGCGTTTAGACTATGATGAGTTTCTTAGCTACATGATGGacactgaaaagaaatggaaaataAACTTCCAACTAATAGACAAAAATAAAAGTG GGTTTGTTGACCAGAACGAAATCACAGAATTGTTCGAGGAATTAGGAGTGGAGATAACAAAGAGACATGCAGaaaaattaatacaaat GTTCctagacagaaaaacaaaaacatgtattgtttttaaaaggatGGACAAGGATGGTTCCATGACTGTAGACTGGGATGAATTTCTTCGCCACATCATCCTGAATCCAGTCGACAACATAGAAGAACTTGTTTCTTCTTGGAAACGTAGTATG GTATTTGATGTTGGTGAAAGTTTGACCATGCCAATGCAATTCACAGAGGAAGAGATTCATTCAGGAGCCTGGAAAAAGATGATTTTTGCTGGTGGAGTAGCAGATTCAGTGTCCAGGACTATCACTGCACCAATAGATCGCTTAAAAATCCAACTTCAA GTGGATAGTTCCAATGGTATCTTGCATGGCTTAAAACAAATAAGACCAGATGGTTTAAAGTCTCTGTGGCAGGGGAATACAGTGAGCATTCTGAAAGGAAGCCCACAGTCTGCTTTTCAGTATTTAATATACAACCAG ATAAAACTCTTTGGTCATGTGACAGAAGACAATTTAAATATCCATCAGAGGTTTGGCCTGGGCTGTGTCTCTGGAGCAGCGGCGCATGCAGTATTTTACCCCTTAGAG attttaaaagtcAGACTGAACCTCCAGGCGGCTAGTGTGTACACAGGCATCATCGGGTGTGCTAAATCCATGTACCAAAAGGAATCAATACATGCCTTTTATAGAGGGTTTAAACCCAGCATCATCTGTATGATACCATATGCTGGTACAGAGTGTGCAGTCTTTGAG ACAATGatgaactgggcagacacagatccaacacacaccagcatcacaaAACTGTTTGCCTGTAGCTCTGTTGCATTTGCTTGTGGCCATGTGGCAAGCTACCCCTTAGCTACCATCAGAACTAAGCAACAAGCTCTGG CTCTTCAAAATACAGTGAATACATCAAGTGTTATTGAAATGTTTCAAAACATCTACATGAAAAGTGGAGTTAGAGGGCTATACAGTGGAATGGgagccagctttgtgagggcattTCCATGTGTCTATTTAAACTATCTCATAACTTCTAAACtggaattttatttttctttgaacaCATGa
- the LOC117403481 gene encoding dnaJ homolog subfamily B member 4-like → MGKDYYKILGIQKGAPDEDIKKAYRKQALKWHPDKNKSANAEEKFKEIAEAYEVLSDPKKREIYDQVGEEGLKGGFGGGDGQEGSFQYTFHGDPHATFAAFFGGSNPFEMFFGRRAANGRDEDDMEVDADPFSSFSSFNMNGFPRDRHGGRGQIRRRQDPAINHQLKVSLEEIYSGCTKRMKISRKRLNPDGGSFRTEDKILTIEIKRGWKEGTKITFPREGDESPNTIPADIVFVIKDKPHAHFKREGSNIIYPVWVSLRQALCGCSISVPTIDGKSFNLKINEVLKPGMRKTLAGQGLPFPKSPDQRGDLVVEFQVNFPDSLPPSTKDVLKRHLP, encoded by the exons ATGGGAAAGGATTATTATAAAATTCTGGGGATACAAAAAGGAGCACCAGACGAGGACATCAAAAAGGCTTACAGAAAGCAAGCTCTGAAATGGCACCCTGATAAAAACAAGTCCGCCAACGCAGAGGAGAAATTCAAGGAAATTGCCGAAGCTTATGAGGTGCTTAGTGACCCAAAGAAGAGGGAGATTTATGACCAAGTTGGAGAAGAAG GGCTTAAAGGAGGGTTTGGAGGTGGTGATGGACAGGAAGGCAGTTTCCAGTACACATTCCATGGAGACCCCCATGCTACGTTTGCTGCATTTTTCGGGGGCTCCAacccttttgaaatgttttttgggAGACGGGCAGCCAACGGCCGGGATGAAGATGATATGGAAGTGGACGCGGACCCCTTCAGCTCGTTCAGCAGCTTCAACATGAACGGGTTCCCGAGAGACAGGCATGGGGGGCGTGGGCAGATTCGACGCAGGCAAGACCCTGCCATCAACCACCAGCTGAAAGTGTCCCTAGAGGAAATCTACAGCGGCTGCACAAAGAGGATGAAAATCTCCAGGAAGAGACTGAACCCCGACGGCGGGTCTTTTAGAACAGAGGACAAAATCCTGACCATTGAGATCAAACGTGGGTGGAAGGAAGGCACCAAGATCACCTTCCCCAGGGAAGGAGATGAATCGCCCAACACAATCCCTGCAGATATCGTCTTCGTCATCAAAGACAAACCTCACGCACACTTCAAAAGGGAAGGGTCAAACATTATTTACCCTGTTTGGGTCAGTCTGCGGCAG gcgttATGTGGTTGTTCAATCAGTGTGCCAACAATAGATGGGAAATCATTCAATTTGAAGATAAATGAGGTACTCAAACCTGGAATGCGAAAAACTCTTGCTGGTCAAGGACTGCCATTTCCCAAAAGCCCAGATCAGCGAGGTGATCTTGTTGTAGAGTTTCAAGTCAACTTTCCAGACAGTCTCCCGCCATCCACAAAGGATGTTCTGAAGCGCCATCTGCCTTGA
- the LOC117401001 gene encoding mitochondrial adenyl nucleotide antiporter SLC25A24-B-like isoform X2: MTQHPDKGMDKFFKLFQKLDSNNDGYIRVEELHSEMKKIGVVSADDKARGILGVYDTNADGRLDYDEFLSYMMDTEKKWKINFQLIDKNKSGFVDQNEITELFEELGVEITKRHAEKLIQMMDKDGSMTVDWDEFLRHIILNPVDNIEELVSSWKRSMVFDVGESLTMPMQFTEEEIHSGAWKKMIFAGGVADSVSRTITAPIDRLKIQLQVDSSNGILHGLKQIRPDGLKSLWQGNTVSILKGSPQSAFQYLIYNQIKLFGHVTEDNLNIHQRFGLGCVSGAAAHAVFYPLEILKVRLNLQAASVYTGIIGCAKSMYQKESIHAFYRGFKPSIICMIPYAGTECAVFETMMNWADTDPTHTSITKLFACSSVAFACGHVASYPLATIRTKQQALALQNTVNTSSVIEMFQNIYMKSGVRGLYSGMGASFVRAFPCVYLNYLITSKLEFYFSLNT, translated from the exons ATGACTCAGCATCCTGACAAAGG TATGGATAAATTCTTCAAACTGTTCCAGAAGTTAGACAGCAACAATGATGGTTATATCAGAGTAGAAGAGTTGCACAGTGAAATGAAGAAAATTGGAGTTGTGTCTGCTGATGACAAGGCTCGG GGCATCTTAGGCGTTTATGACACGAATGCCGATGGGCGTTTAGACTATGATGAGTTTCTTAGCTACATGATGGacactgaaaagaaatggaaaataAACTTCCAACTAATAGACAAAAATAAAAGTG GGTTTGTTGACCAGAACGAAATCACAGAATTGTTCGAGGAATTAGGAGTGGAGATAACAAAGAGACATGCAGaaaaattaatacaaat gatGGACAAGGATGGTTCCATGACTGTAGACTGGGATGAATTTCTTCGCCACATCATCCTGAATCCAGTCGACAACATAGAAGAACTTGTTTCTTCTTGGAAACGTAGTATG GTATTTGATGTTGGTGAAAGTTTGACCATGCCAATGCAATTCACAGAGGAAGAGATTCATTCAGGAGCCTGGAAAAAGATGATTTTTGCTGGTGGAGTAGCAGATTCAGTGTCCAGGACTATCACTGCACCAATAGATCGCTTAAAAATCCAACTTCAA GTGGATAGTTCCAATGGTATCTTGCATGGCTTAAAACAAATAAGACCAGATGGTTTAAAGTCTCTGTGGCAGGGGAATACAGTGAGCATTCTGAAAGGAAGCCCACAGTCTGCTTTTCAGTATTTAATATACAACCAG ATAAAACTCTTTGGTCATGTGACAGAAGACAATTTAAATATCCATCAGAGGTTTGGCCTGGGCTGTGTCTCTGGAGCAGCGGCGCATGCAGTATTTTACCCCTTAGAG attttaaaagtcAGACTGAACCTCCAGGCGGCTAGTGTGTACACAGGCATCATCGGGTGTGCTAAATCCATGTACCAAAAGGAATCAATACATGCCTTTTATAGAGGGTTTAAACCCAGCATCATCTGTATGATACCATATGCTGGTACAGAGTGTGCAGTCTTTGAG ACAATGatgaactgggcagacacagatccaacacacaccagcatcacaaAACTGTTTGCCTGTAGCTCTGTTGCATTTGCTTGTGGCCATGTGGCAAGCTACCCCTTAGCTACCATCAGAACTAAGCAACAAGCTCTGG CTCTTCAAAATACAGTGAATACATCAAGTGTTATTGAAATGTTTCAAAACATCTACATGAAAAGTGGAGTTAGAGGGCTATACAGTGGAATGGgagccagctttgtgagggcattTCCATGTGTCTATTTAAACTATCTCATAACTTCTAAACtggaattttatttttctttgaacaCATGa